One part of the Acidimicrobiia bacterium genome encodes these proteins:
- a CDS encoding adenylate/guanylate cyclase domain-containing protein produces MALDPANLEAAGLYDPDAPNAAGRLALLEWIGEQGITIEEMRAAVAERGSLTGLVGDRVVRPGARLTVAEAAQRSGNTVDEIQRIVQASGSPPVPDGVGAFTEADVDSFFVFRVAAEMFGWPATLQFTRVMGASLARIAEAAVSLFQVNVESRLVDASAGELALAQANLDATRGLDGVSLVLDSLFRQQVEHAIERSRVARGGESLGTARIAVGFVDLVGFTPLSLELDAPGLAALVEDFEARAADVVVAHRGRVVKLIGDEIMFAAVDAATACEIALALVDEFRDTDGVTPRGGLGYGVVVTRGGDYYGPVVNVAARVAQLAVPDEILVTADVARAAGPSFCFEPAGRRMLKGFDGPVQLFVVERVPATRR; encoded by the coding sequence GTGGCGCTCGACCCCGCGAACCTCGAGGCCGCCGGGCTCTACGACCCGGACGCGCCGAACGCGGCCGGCCGGCTCGCGCTGCTGGAGTGGATCGGCGAGCAGGGCATCACGATCGAGGAGATGCGGGCGGCGGTCGCCGAGCGCGGCAGCCTGACGGGGCTCGTCGGCGACCGCGTCGTACGCCCCGGCGCGCGCCTGACGGTCGCCGAGGCGGCACAGCGCAGCGGCAACACCGTCGACGAGATCCAGCGCATCGTGCAGGCGAGCGGATCGCCGCCGGTCCCCGACGGCGTGGGCGCGTTCACCGAGGCGGACGTCGACTCGTTCTTCGTGTTCCGCGTCGCCGCCGAGATGTTCGGGTGGCCGGCGACGCTGCAGTTCACCCGGGTGATGGGCGCGTCGCTCGCGCGCATCGCCGAGGCCGCGGTGTCCCTGTTCCAGGTGAACGTCGAGTCCCGGCTCGTCGACGCGTCCGCCGGGGAGCTGGCCCTCGCGCAGGCCAACCTCGACGCGACGCGCGGGTTGGACGGCGTGTCGCTCGTGCTCGACTCGCTGTTCCGCCAGCAGGTCGAGCACGCGATCGAACGGTCGCGCGTGGCGCGCGGCGGGGAGTCGCTCGGGACCGCGCGGATCGCGGTCGGCTTCGTCGACCTCGTCGGGTTCACGCCCCTCTCGCTGGAGCTCGACGCGCCCGGGCTCGCCGCGCTCGTCGAGGACTTCGAGGCGCGTGCCGCGGACGTCGTCGTGGCGCACCGCGGCCGGGTGGTGAAGCTCATCGGCGACGAGATCATGTTCGCCGCGGTCGACGCCGCGACCGCCTGCGAGATCGCGCTCGCGCTCGTCGACGAGTTCCGCGACACGGACGGCGTCACGCCACGCGGCGGGCTCGGCTACGGCGTCGTCGTCACACGGGGCGGCGACTACTACGGCCCGGTCGTGAACGTCGCGGCCCGGGTCGCGCAGCTCGCCGTCCCGGACGAGATCCTCGTCACCGCGGACGTCGCGCGGGCGGCCGGGCCGTCGTTCTGCTTCGAGCCGGCCGGTCGTCGCATGCTGAAGGGGTTCGACGGCCCCGTGCAGCTCTTCGTCGTCGAGCGAGTGCCGGCGACGCGCCGCTAG
- a CDS encoding acyltransferase, which yields MSRDVHDGSRDAVDRRTRASVLGYQPALDGIRCIAILMVLVFHTDWHGKTLFQAGYLGVDLFFVLSGFLITVLLLQEARRWRRISLRNFYVRRALRLLPLAGLLALVGAIVNRTTSVGFAGRPEWQGVASVALYFANWMHLWRPNALGFMGHAWSLAIEEQFYLLWPPVLVLLLWRRASRWILLAVPVALALGSAGYRAYQWYAVNHFPARIRGFLPAMLVQNGKEFHVSERIYYSSVTHADGLLIGCALAVLLVSFPVVLRVTPKVAALAAGAGTIAILLVIHGANAQPRTIFLPEWGLLVFEVAAAAITGALVLHPGIRMARVLSHRAAVWVGRRSYGVYVIHGVVFSLLSHVITHESVLVPTMWAVTFALAALSYRYVEGPILRLKDRFSSPRVSPSLAT from the coding sequence ATGTCCCGGGACGTGCACGACGGGTCGCGCGACGCGGTCGACCGGAGGACGCGCGCGTCCGTGCTCGGCTACCAGCCCGCGCTGGACGGCATCCGGTGCATCGCCATCCTCATGGTGCTCGTCTTCCACACCGACTGGCACGGCAAGACGCTCTTCCAGGCGGGATATCTCGGGGTCGACCTCTTCTTCGTGCTGAGCGGGTTCCTGATCACGGTGCTCCTGCTGCAGGAGGCCAGGAGGTGGCGCCGGATCAGCCTCCGGAACTTCTACGTGCGGCGCGCGCTGCGGCTCCTCCCCCTCGCGGGGCTGCTCGCGCTCGTGGGCGCGATCGTGAACCGCACGACGTCGGTCGGCTTCGCCGGGCGGCCCGAGTGGCAGGGCGTCGCCAGCGTCGCGCTCTACTTCGCGAACTGGATGCACCTGTGGCGACCGAACGCGCTCGGGTTCATGGGCCACGCGTGGTCGCTCGCGATCGAGGAGCAGTTCTACCTGCTCTGGCCGCCCGTGCTCGTGCTCCTGCTCTGGCGGCGCGCGTCACGGTGGATCCTGCTCGCCGTCCCCGTCGCGCTCGCGCTCGGCTCGGCCGGGTACCGGGCCTACCAGTGGTACGCGGTGAACCACTTCCCGGCGAGGATCCGCGGATTCCTGCCCGCGATGCTCGTCCAGAACGGCAAGGAGTTCCACGTCTCGGAGCGCATCTACTACAGCTCCGTCACCCACGCGGACGGGCTGCTGATCGGCTGCGCGCTCGCGGTGCTGCTCGTCTCGTTCCCGGTCGTGCTCCGGGTCACGCCGAAGGTCGCCGCTCTCGCCGCCGGAGCGGGCACGATCGCGATCCTGCTCGTGATCCACGGCGCGAACGCGCAGCCGCGCACGATCTTCCTCCCGGAGTGGGGCCTGCTCGTGTTCGAGGTCGCGGCTGCCGCCATCACCGGCGCGCTCGTCCTGCACCCGGGCATCCGGATGGCACGGGTCCTGTCACACCGCGCCGCGGTCTGGGTCGGGCGCCGGTCCTACGGCGTCTACGTCATCCACGGCGTCGTGTTCTCGCTGCTGAGCCACGTGATCACCCACGAGTCGGTCCTCGTCCCGACGATGTGGGCGGTCACGTTCGCGCTCGCCGCGCTCTCGTACCGCTACGTCGAAGGTCCGATCCTCCGCCTCAAGGATCGGTTCTCGTCGCCGCGTGTGTCACCGTCGCTCGCGACGTAG
- a CDS encoding SDR family NAD(P)-dependent oxidoreductase yields the protein MQIDGARFLVTGASSGIGAALAPQLAAKGATVGVVARRAERLEQVVEQCRAHTPGSTSWAADLGDVERAQQVVLEAWDAFGGLDCLVNNAAIPKRTPVPRLDLDQVDTVMQVNFRSPVAMTLAVLPRMLDRGRGLVVNVSSMGGRIGIAHEAAYCASKFALCGWSEVMRIDLDGTGVDVKLVLPGPIATEIWDQPGNDPALYDGPFVPADECAASIVAAIEDDGFEYFAPPEFPGGLAQRDIVIGKTNDPDGFLAGMAAMERASREASGSGA from the coding sequence ATGCAGATCGACGGGGCGAGGTTCCTCGTGACGGGCGCGTCGTCGGGCATCGGCGCCGCGCTCGCACCGCAGCTGGCCGCCAAGGGTGCGACGGTCGGCGTCGTCGCGCGCCGCGCCGAACGGCTCGAGCAGGTCGTCGAGCAGTGCCGCGCGCACACGCCCGGTTCCACCTCCTGGGCCGCGGATCTCGGCGACGTCGAGCGCGCGCAGCAGGTCGTCCTCGAGGCGTGGGACGCGTTCGGCGGGCTCGACTGCCTCGTCAACAACGCCGCCATCCCGAAGCGCACACCGGTCCCCCGTCTCGACCTCGACCAGGTCGACACGGTGATGCAGGTGAACTTCCGCTCGCCCGTCGCGATGACGCTCGCGGTGCTCCCCCGCATGCTCGACCGCGGCCGCGGCCTCGTCGTCAACGTGTCGAGCATGGGCGGCCGGATCGGCATCGCGCACGAGGCTGCGTACTGCGCGTCGAAGTTCGCGTTGTGCGGCTGGAGCGAGGTGATGCGCATCGATCTCGACGGCACGGGCGTCGACGTGAAGCTCGTCCTCCCGGGGCCGATCGCCACCGAGATCTGGGACCAGCCCGGCAACGACCCCGCGCTCTACGACGGGCCGTTCGTCCCGGCCGACGAGTGCGCCGCGAGCATCGTCGCCGCGATCGAGGACGACGGGTTCGAGTACTTCGCCCCGCCCGAGTTCCCCGGCGGCCTCGCGCAGCGCGACATCGTCATCGGCAAGACGAACGACCCCGACGGCTTCCTCGCGGGCATGGCCGCCATGGAGCGAGCGAGCCGCGAGGCGAGCGGAAGCGGCGCCTGA
- a CDS encoding decaprenylphospho-beta-D-erythro-pentofuranosid-2-ulose 2-reductase: MKDALGAVQSVLVLGGGSDIGLATARKLIEARCRTVVLAGRDPEGMEARAKELRALPGEPRVDVVAFDARDLTSHEHFVREAFSRYPDLDVVIVAFGILGEQEQAERDARHALQIVTTNFLGAVSVMVPVANALRDQGHGTLVVLSSVAGERARRSNFVYGSSKAGLDTFAQGLADSMVGSGANVLVVRPGFVTTKMTDGMKPAPLSTTAEAVADAIVDGLASGATTVWVPPALRWVMSGLRHLPRPVFRRLPI, encoded by the coding sequence ATGAAGGACGCACTCGGTGCGGTGCAGTCCGTGCTCGTGCTCGGCGGCGGGTCCGACATCGGGCTCGCGACCGCGCGGAAGCTGATCGAGGCGCGCTGCCGCACCGTCGTGCTCGCGGGCCGCGACCCGGAGGGCATGGAGGCCCGGGCCAAGGAGCTGCGCGCGCTGCCGGGCGAGCCGAGGGTCGACGTCGTCGCCTTCGACGCGCGGGACCTCACGTCGCACGAGCACTTCGTGCGCGAGGCGTTCAGCCGCTACCCGGATCTCGACGTCGTGATCGTCGCGTTCGGGATCCTCGGCGAGCAGGAGCAGGCCGAGCGCGACGCGCGCCACGCGCTGCAGATCGTGACGACGAACTTCCTCGGCGCGGTCTCCGTGATGGTCCCGGTCGCGAACGCGCTGCGGGACCAGGGCCACGGAACGCTCGTGGTGCTGTCGTCCGTCGCAGGCGAGCGCGCCCGCAGGTCGAACTTCGTGTACGGGTCGTCGAAGGCCGGGCTCGACACGTTCGCGCAGGGTCTCGCAGACAGCATGGTCGGGTCGGGCGCGAACGTGCTCGTCGTCCGACCCGGGTTCGTCACGACGAAGATGACCGACGGCATGAAGCCCGCGCCGCTCTCCACGACCGCGGAGGCGGTGGCCGACGCGATCGTCGACGGCCTCGCGTCGGGCGCGACGACGGTCTGGGTCCCGCCCGCGCTGCGGTGGGTGATGTCGGGCCTGCGTCATCTCCCCCGCCCGGTGTTCCGCCGCCTGCCGATCTGA
- a CDS encoding thiolase family protein has product MPAHDWGRAKPLDDIAGDVAIAGIGETAYTKASGRTAKEIGAEAAERAIADAGLDPADVDGLTYSGAFADFDVAAFHEHFGTSHDMWSSPWGGGMTWAGTAPYLAARAIRDGRARHILNVFPVAWATQRSSMTGGPGETHATQPLKQNLEVPFGWFPQPVYFATIARRHMLEFGTTPEQLGAIAVAARRHANLNPDAVMHGRPMTIDAYLSSPLLADPLRLLDCCLISDGGAAFLTTSTERARDLRQPPVIVAGVAEAELTGRNAHWSQQRELTSTPQVFSAPAAFAMAGITPSDVDVLTVYDPFTIVSLMQIEDMGFCEKGEGGAFVDGDTLFHDAGRLPFNTHGGLLSHAYVLGIAHVVEVVKQLRGTAAAQVPGAEVGVYGGYTGATTSTLVLRKDV; this is encoded by the coding sequence ATGCCCGCGCACGACTGGGGTCGCGCGAAGCCCCTCGACGACATCGCGGGTGACGTCGCGATCGCGGGCATCGGCGAGACCGCGTACACGAAGGCGTCGGGCCGCACCGCGAAGGAGATCGGCGCGGAGGCGGCCGAGCGCGCGATCGCCGACGCGGGGCTCGATCCCGCGGACGTCGACGGGCTCACGTACTCGGGCGCGTTCGCGGACTTCGACGTCGCCGCCTTCCACGAGCACTTCGGCACGAGTCACGACATGTGGTCGTCGCCGTGGGGCGGCGGCATGACGTGGGCCGGGACCGCGCCCTACCTCGCGGCGAGGGCGATCCGCGACGGGCGTGCCCGGCACATCCTCAACGTGTTCCCGGTCGCGTGGGCGACGCAACGCTCGTCGATGACGGGCGGGCCGGGGGAGACGCACGCGACGCAGCCGCTCAAGCAGAACCTCGAGGTGCCCTTCGGCTGGTTCCCGCAGCCCGTCTACTTCGCCACGATCGCGCGCCGGCACATGCTCGAGTTCGGCACGACGCCCGAGCAGCTCGGCGCGATCGCGGTCGCGGCACGCCGCCACGCGAACCTCAACCCGGACGCCGTGATGCACGGGCGCCCGATGACGATCGACGCCTACCTGTCCTCGCCCCTCCTGGCCGATCCGCTCCGGCTGCTCGATTGCTGCCTCATCTCCGACGGCGGCGCCGCGTTCCTCACGACGTCGACCGAGCGCGCGCGCGACCTGCGGCAGCCGCCGGTGATCGTCGCCGGGGTCGCGGAGGCCGAGCTCACGGGACGGAACGCGCACTGGAGCCAGCAGCGCGAGCTCACGTCGACACCGCAGGTGTTCTCCGCACCGGCCGCGTTCGCGATGGCGGGCATCACGCCGTCCGACGTCGACGTGCTCACGGTCTACGACCCCTTCACGATCGTGTCGCTCATGCAGATCGAGGACATGGGGTTCTGCGAGAAGGGGGAGGGAGGCGCGTTCGTCGACGGTGACACGCTCTTCCACGACGCCGGGAGGCTGCCGTTCAACACGCACGGCGGGCTGCTGAGCCACGCGTACGTGCTGGGCATCGCCCACGTCGTCGAGGTCGTGAAGCAGCTCCGCGGGACCGCCGCCGCGCAGGTTCCCGGTGCCGAGGTCGGCGTCTACGGCGGCTACACCGGCGCGACGACGTCCACGCTCGTGTTGCGGAAGGACGTGTGA
- a CDS encoding OB-fold domain-containing protein, with protein MAIKRADFPLPDLTDERTAPFFAGAARGELVIPRCEACGTLAWYPMPACDVCGGPSFTWTAVSGRGRLFSWTVVERAFLPAFEDRVPFVSGLVALDDDPRVRIVSYVVDCEADMLTGDMPVVATFRPLRFRTVPDREVVVPMFVPA; from the coding sequence ATGGCGATCAAGCGCGCCGACTTCCCGTTGCCCGACCTCACCGACGAGCGGACCGCCCCGTTCTTCGCCGGCGCCGCGCGCGGCGAGCTGGTCATCCCGCGCTGCGAGGCGTGCGGCACACTCGCGTGGTATCCGATGCCGGCCTGCGACGTCTGCGGCGGCCCGTCGTTCACGTGGACGGCCGTGAGCGGACGCGGCCGGCTGTTCTCCTGGACCGTGGTCGAGCGTGCCTTCCTTCCCGCGTTCGAGGACCGCGTGCCGTTCGTCTCCGGTCTCGTCGCGCTCGACGACGACCCCAGGGTGCGGATCGTGTCGTACGTCGTCGACTGCGAAGCCGACATGCTCACCGGCGACATGCCGGTCGTCGCGACGTTCCGCCCGTTGCGGTTCCGGACGGTTCCTGACCGCGAGGTGGTCGTCCCGATGTTCGTGCCGGCGTGA
- a CDS encoding alkyl sulfatase dimerization domain-containing protein — MTELLDIADKLFTGDLDIAAHHPFRLFGELAELDGGAFVAAFSNSSALTTDDGLLVVDTSSTFMSERVHDVLRAWSRAPVHTIVFTHGHIDHCFGVERYEADARHDGSAPPRVIAHEAIADRFARYVATAGYNGIINARQFQAAGFSWPTEYRYPDETYRDALTLELGGERFELHHARGETDDHTWVWAPDRRTLLTGDLFIWASPNCGNPQKVQRYPLDWARALREMAALSPELLLPGHGLPIVGADRVQRALDDTASLLESLHDQTLVLMNEGARLDDIVHTVKAPPELLERPYLRPIYDEPEFVVHNVWRLYGGWYDGNPARLKPAPDRAVATEVARLAGGAARLAERAAQLAAAGDLRLAGHLAEWAAAAAPDDAGVHGVRADVFARRAEVEASTMSKGIFSWAAAESRARLEGTGGPGGGGSAGGRAESGWAER; from the coding sequence ATGACGGAGCTCCTGGACATCGCGGACAAGCTCTTCACCGGCGACCTCGACATCGCCGCGCACCACCCGTTCCGGCTCTTCGGCGAGCTCGCGGAGCTCGACGGCGGGGCGTTCGTCGCCGCGTTCTCGAACTCGAGCGCGCTCACGACCGACGACGGGCTCCTCGTCGTCGACACGAGCAGCACGTTCATGTCCGAGCGCGTGCACGACGTGCTGCGCGCGTGGAGCCGTGCGCCCGTCCACACGATCGTGTTCACGCACGGGCACATCGACCACTGCTTCGGCGTCGAGCGCTACGAGGCCGACGCGCGACACGACGGGAGCGCACCGCCGCGCGTGATCGCGCACGAGGCGATCGCCGACCGGTTCGCGCGCTACGTCGCGACTGCGGGATACAACGGCATCATCAACGCCCGGCAGTTCCAGGCCGCCGGCTTCTCGTGGCCGACGGAGTACCGCTATCCGGACGAGACGTATCGCGACGCGCTGACGCTCGAGCTCGGCGGCGAGCGGTTCGAGCTGCACCACGCGCGTGGCGAGACCGACGACCACACGTGGGTCTGGGCTCCGGACCGGCGCACGCTGCTCACCGGCGACCTGTTCATCTGGGCCTCGCCGAACTGCGGCAACCCGCAGAAGGTGCAGCGGTACCCGCTCGACTGGGCTCGTGCGCTCCGCGAGATGGCGGCGCTGAGCCCGGAGCTGCTGCTGCCGGGCCACGGCCTCCCGATCGTCGGCGCGGACCGCGTGCAACGCGCGCTCGACGACACCGCGTCGTTGCTCGAGTCGCTGCACGACCAGACGCTCGTGCTCATGAACGAGGGCGCGCGCCTCGACGACATCGTCCACACGGTGAAGGCACCGCCCGAGCTCCTCGAACGCCCGTACCTGCGACCGATCTACGACGAGCCGGAGTTCGTGGTCCACAACGTCTGGCGGCTCTACGGCGGTTGGTACGACGGGAACCCCGCCCGTCTCAAGCCCGCGCCCGACCGCGCCGTCGCGACCGAGGTCGCGCGGCTCGCGGGTGGTGCCGCACGCCTCGCGGAACGGGCCGCACAGCTCGCAGCCGCGGGTGACCTCCGGCTCGCCGGGCACCTCGCGGAGTGGGCCGCGGCCGCCGCACCGGACGACGCGGGCGTCCACGGCGTCCGGGCCGACGTGTTCGCGCGGCGGGCAGAGGTCGAGGCGTCGACGATGTCGAAGGGCATCTTCTCGTGGGCGGCGGCGGAGTCGCGCGCCCGGCTCGAGGGCACGGGGGGCCCGGGCGGCGGCGGATCTGCCGGCGGGCGGGCCGAAAGCGGGTGGGCCGAAAGATAG
- a CDS encoding HAD-IB family hydrolase produces MTGDGVTRVVAAFDFDGTITRRDTLVPFLAYACGRARVAAALAAVGPQLALALGGRGSRDDAKVALLERVVAGRDAAELATAGCAFADRLAGDRRRLRTDVLDRVRWHRDEGHELVLVSASLTTYLDPLAPQLGFDVVLATTLEVGPDGRLTGRLAGLNCRGPEKVARLDAWLGGSACVLWAYGDSSGDDELLARADRSHRVGPGARHARR; encoded by the coding sequence GTGACGGGAGACGGCGTCACGCGCGTCGTCGCGGCCTTCGACTTCGACGGCACCATCACGCGTCGCGACACGCTCGTCCCGTTCCTCGCGTACGCGTGCGGTCGGGCTCGCGTCGCGGCCGCGCTCGCCGCGGTCGGGCCGCAGCTCGCGCTCGCGCTCGGCGGACGAGGGTCGCGCGACGACGCCAAGGTCGCGCTGCTCGAACGCGTCGTCGCGGGCCGTGACGCGGCCGAGCTCGCCACCGCGGGCTGCGCGTTCGCCGACCGGCTCGCGGGCGACCGGCGGCGCCTGCGGACCGACGTCCTCGACCGCGTCCGCTGGCACCGCGACGAGGGCCACGAGCTCGTCCTCGTCTCGGCCTCGCTCACGACGTACCTCGACCCGCTCGCGCCGCAGCTCGGCTTCGACGTCGTGCTGGCCACGACGCTCGAGGTCGGGCCGGACGGCCGCCTGACCGGCCGCCTCGCCGGGCTGAACTGCCGCGGTCCGGAGAAGGTCGCCCGGCTCGACGCGTGGCTCGGCGGCTCGGCGTGCGTGCTGTGGGCCTACGGGGACAGCTCGGGTGACGACGAGCTCCTCGCCCGGGCCGATCGGTCGCATCGCGTAGGACCCGGCGCGCGCCACGCGCGACGCTGA
- a CDS encoding FAD-binding oxidoreductase has product MSPDVRATTEVLTGWGRTAPSGARVRRPRSDDAVAHAIEAAPERGTIARGLGRSYGDAAQNAGGDVLDLTGLHGVRALDLDHGVVRASAGTSLDELMRRLVPLGWFVPVTPGTRYVTVGGAVAADIHGKNHHTEGSFCTHVTEITLQTASGERLVVGPDRQPEIFWATAGGMGLTGVVLDATFRLLPIETSRIRVDTERCSDLDDLMSRMAARDHEYRYSVAWIDCLARGKSLGRSVLTRGDHARLDDLAPKQRATARAFDPRMLVTTPPWVPRGLVNPLTMRAFNEVWFRKAPREERGGIETISGFFHPLDMVDGWNRMYGSTGFLQYQFVVPFGAEDAVRMAVERLSAAGAASFLAVLKRFGPADPGPLSFPAPGWTLALDIPAGDPGLGALLDGLDDLVVEAGGRVYLAKDSRVRPELLGRMYPRLDEWREVRAKLDPDHVFQSDLARRLAL; this is encoded by the coding sequence ATGTCGCCTGACGTGCGCGCGACGACCGAGGTCCTGACCGGGTGGGGACGAACGGCGCCGAGCGGCGCGCGCGTCCGCCGGCCGCGCTCGGACGACGCCGTCGCGCACGCCATCGAGGCCGCACCCGAGCGCGGCACGATCGCCCGCGGCCTCGGTCGGAGCTACGGCGACGCCGCGCAGAACGCCGGCGGGGACGTGCTCGACCTCACGGGCCTGCACGGCGTCCGCGCGCTCGACCTCGACCACGGCGTCGTCAGGGCGAGCGCGGGCACCAGCCTCGACGAGCTCATGCGGCGGCTCGTGCCGCTCGGGTGGTTCGTCCCCGTCACGCCGGGCACGCGCTACGTGACCGTCGGCGGTGCCGTCGCGGCCGACATCCACGGCAAGAACCACCACACCGAGGGCAGCTTCTGCACGCACGTCACGGAGATCACGTTGCAGACGGCGAGCGGCGAGCGGCTCGTCGTCGGTCCCGACCGTCAGCCGGAGATCTTCTGGGCGACCGCGGGCGGGATGGGTCTCACCGGCGTCGTCCTCGACGCGACGTTCCGGTTGCTCCCGATCGAGACCTCGCGCATCCGCGTCGACACCGAGCGGTGCAGCGACCTCGACGACCTCATGAGCCGCATGGCCGCCCGTGACCACGAGTACCGGTACTCGGTCGCGTGGATCGACTGTCTCGCGCGCGGCAAGTCGCTCGGCCGCTCCGTGCTCACGCGCGGCGACCACGCGCGCCTCGACGACCTCGCACCGAAGCAGCGCGCGACCGCGCGCGCGTTCGACCCGCGCATGCTCGTCACCACCCCGCCCTGGGTGCCGCGCGGGCTCGTGAACCCGTTGACGATGCGCGCGTTCAACGAGGTCTGGTTCCGCAAGGCACCGCGCGAGGAGCGCGGCGGCATCGAGACCATCAGCGGCTTCTTCCACCCGCTCGACATGGTCGACGGCTGGAACCGGATGTACGGGTCGACGGGGTTCCTCCAGTACCAGTTCGTCGTCCCCTTCGGCGCCGAGGACGCCGTGCGCATGGCCGTCGAGCGCCTCAGCGCCGCCGGCGCGGCGTCGTTCCTCGCGGTGCTCAAGCGGTTCGGTCCTGCCGACCCCGGCCCGTTGTCGTTCCCCGCGCCCGGGTGGACGCTCGCGCTCGACATCCCCGCGGGCGATCCCGGTCTCGGCGCGCTGCTCGACGGGCTGGACGACCTCGTCGTCGAGGCGGGCGGCCGCGTCTACTTGGCGAAGGACTCCCGGGTGCGACCCGAGCTGCTGGGCCGCATGTACCCTCGCCTCGACGAGTGGCGGGAGGTGCGGGCGAAGCTCGACCCCGACCACGTCTTCCAGTCCGACCTCGCGCGACGCCTCGCGTTGTGA
- a CDS encoding DNA-3-methyladenine glycosylase 2 family protein codes for MVRARRELVEASEELARRDPAFAPVVEAVGPCTLRSRRPPTTDFGQLAASIVYQQLAGKAAAAIHARFTALFDGPPTADAVLALPVDALRAAGLSGAKTASIRDLAEKVRAGVVELDRIGRLGDDDVVRELTSVRGIGRWTAEMFLMFQLGRVDVWPVDDYGVRKGYAQLHSLDPLPKPRELDEMGERYRPFRSVAAWYCWRAVDTVTPDAS; via the coding sequence GTGGTCCGTGCCCGTCGAGAGCTGGTCGAGGCGAGCGAGGAGCTCGCGCGACGCGACCCGGCGTTCGCGCCCGTCGTCGAGGCCGTCGGTCCGTGCACGCTGCGCAGCCGGCGTCCGCCGACGACCGACTTCGGACAGCTCGCCGCGTCGATCGTCTACCAGCAGCTCGCGGGGAAGGCCGCGGCCGCGATCCATGCGCGCTTCACGGCGCTGTTCGACGGGCCGCCGACCGCGGACGCCGTCCTGGCGCTGCCGGTCGACGCGTTGCGCGCCGCGGGTCTGTCCGGCGCGAAGACGGCGTCGATACGCGATCTCGCCGAGAAGGTCCGCGCCGGCGTCGTCGAGCTCGACCGCATCGGCCGCCTCGGCGACGACGACGTCGTGCGCGAGCTGACGAGCGTGCGCGGGATCGGCCGCTGGACGGCGGAGATGTTCCTGATGTTCCAGCTCGGACGGGTCGACGTGTGGCCCGTCGACGACTACGGCGTGCGCAAGGGCTACGCGCAGCTGCACTCGCTCGACCCCCTGCCGAAGCCGCGCGAGCTGGATGAGATGGGAGAGCGCTACCGCCCGTTCCGGTCGGTCGCGGCCTGGTACTGCTGGCGGGCGGTCGACACGGTGACCCCGGACGCGTCGTGA
- a CDS encoding decaprenyl-phosphate phosphoribosyltransferase, with the protein MPEETGTELGASERVSSLPRLSLNGDAMPRRPSRALALLRTARPRQWVKNVLVAAAPGAAGVLSHGHALLDTFIAFAAFTLGAAGTYFLNDAFDVEADRRHPTKRRRPVAAGLVGVTTAKVVGAVLIVAAVGVGFAADWRLPVVIACYVMMTTSYSMWLKHVAVLDLGMVAAGFVLRMIAGAVAVDVPISNWFFIVASFGSLFVVAGKRLAEHRELGASRADVRSTLAQYTTAYLGHVTAVSSAVTMVAYCLWAFERARGHAGVPWFELSIVPFVLGVLRYALVLESGGGAAPEEIVLGDRALQLMGLAWVIVVAIGIYVA; encoded by the coding sequence ATGCCGGAGGAGACCGGGACCGAGCTCGGGGCGTCCGAGCGCGTCAGCTCGCTGCCGCGGCTGTCGCTCAACGGTGACGCCATGCCGCGCCGGCCGTCGCGCGCCCTGGCGCTGCTGCGCACCGCCCGGCCACGCCAGTGGGTCAAGAACGTGCTCGTCGCCGCGGCGCCGGGCGCGGCCGGTGTGCTGTCCCACGGCCACGCGCTGCTCGACACGTTCATCGCGTTCGCCGCGTTCACGCTCGGCGCGGCCGGCACCTACTTCCTGAACGACGCGTTCGACGTCGAGGCCGACCGCCGGCACCCGACGAAGCGGCGCCGCCCTGTCGCCGCCGGTCTCGTCGGCGTGACGACGGCCAAGGTCGTGGGCGCGGTCCTGATCGTCGCGGCCGTGGGCGTCGGCTTCGCGGCCGACTGGCGGCTCCCCGTCGTGATCGCGTGCTACGTGATGATGACGACGAGCTACAGCATGTGGCTGAAGCACGTCGCCGTGCTCGACCTCGGCATGGTCGCGGCGGGCTTCGTGCTCCGCATGATCGCGGGCGCCGTCGCCGTCGACGTCCCGATCTCGAACTGGTTCTTCATCGTCGCGTCGTTCGGGTCGCTGTTCGTCGTGGCCGGGAAGCGCCTGGCGGAGCACCGCGAGCTCGGTGCGTCGCGTGCGGACGTGCGCAGCACGCTCGCGCAGTACACGACCGCGTACCTCGGTCACGTCACCGCGGTGAGCTCGGCGGTCACGATGGTGGCGTACTGCCTGTGGGCGTTCGAGCGCGCACGCGGTCACGCGGGAGTGCCGTGGTTCGAGCTGTCGATCGTGCCGTTCGTCCTCGGCGTGCTGCGGTACGCGCTCGTGCTCGAGTCGGGTGGCGGCGCCGCGCCGGAGGAGATCGTCCTCGGCGACCGCGCGCTCCAGCTCATGGGGCTCGCGTGGGTGATCGTCGTCGCGATCGGGATCTATGTCGCCTGA